Proteins from a genomic interval of bacterium:
- a CDS encoding zinc-binding dehydrogenase: protein MKAVQVDRLGGPDVLQIKDIERPAPGDDDVLVKVEAAGVNFADILMRRGEYVFKPRLPYTPGLEFVGRVDTVGGNVKHLKKGDRVAAIAPLGGYAEYAVAAAASALPLSSGITAKFGCALPISGMTAYHLAHTVVDLRGGETAVVYAAAGSVGAILCQLLNLRGVRVIALVGSEKKKAFLRRLDCAEGIINYTKENVAERVLEITSGRGAEVIYNSVAAKTVRDDFRMVSDLGTVVIYGQAGGAPSPKELYVSLMKEFTRSPALRLYYLTSSIRERPREHQAGWFRMLALVENKHLDIPIHGMYPLEDAAYVQEAVETRKTSGKVLLKP, encoded by the coding sequence ATGAAAGCGGTTCAGGTGGACAGGCTCGGAGGACCGGACGTCCTTCAGATCAAGGATATCGAGCGGCCGGCGCCGGGCGACGACGACGTGCTCGTCAAGGTCGAAGCGGCGGGGGTGAATTTCGCGGACATCCTCATGCGCCGCGGGGAGTACGTGTTCAAACCGCGGCTTCCGTACACGCCGGGTTTGGAGTTCGTCGGGCGCGTCGATACGGTCGGCGGAAACGTCAAACATCTCAAGAAGGGCGACCGCGTCGCGGCGATCGCCCCGCTTGGCGGATACGCCGAATACGCCGTCGCGGCGGCGGCCTCCGCGCTGCCGCTGTCAAGCGGGATCACCGCCAAGTTCGGGTGCGCGCTGCCGATTTCGGGCATGACCGCCTATCACCTGGCGCACACCGTCGTGGATTTGCGCGGCGGCGAGACCGCTGTCGTTTACGCGGCGGCGGGAAGCGTCGGCGCGATCCTGTGCCAGCTTCTGAACCTGCGCGGCGTGCGCGTCATCGCGCTTGTCGGCAGCGAAAAGAAAAAGGCGTTCCTTCGCAGGCTCGACTGCGCGGAGGGCATCATCAATTACACCAAGGAAAACGTCGCCGAACGCGTCCTCGAAATCACGAGCGGGCGCGGCGCGGAGGTGATTTACAACTCCGTCGCCGCGAAAACGGTTCGCGACGATTTCCGCATGGTGTCCGACCTCGGCACGGTCGTCATCTACGGCCAGGCCGGCGGCGCGCCAAGCCCGAAAGAACTTTACGTCTCGCTGATGAAAGAGTTCACGCGAAGCCCCGCGCTGCGTTTGTATTACCTCACCTCGAGCATCCGCGAGCGCCCGCGCGAACATCAGGCCGGCTGGTTCCGCATGCTCGCCCTGGTCGAGAACAAGCACCTGGATATCCCCATCCACGGCATGTATCCACTCGAGGACGCGGCGTACGTTCAGGAAGCCGTGGAAACGCGAAAGACAAGCGGGAAGGTATTGCTCAAACCGTAG
- a CDS encoding lysophospholipase encodes MIAAVILAILIVWGLYLWGSRWAVEWYPAQTHHVRVSQTRHVVLYRVLPEGEARRRYPVIACHGLGANRFNMALPGKNSVAGHLARLGFDVFCLELSGSGQSRPKNARTPGRDDVHFEDFVRRDAPAAINRVLAETGADKVYWVGHSMGGMVAYAITQGPCAEKIAGACAVASPATLGYLRKSWLRSVLPLDFLFGLIPVIHNQFFTRLIVPYMHNMPGIVHRPMIRPDNLDREEMRRVVANVLADTPSSLLHDFSRWIKTRDISARDGESYEKGLAKIRTPFFLAASPGDLLVRPYAVEYAYERMGSEDKTYVVYKEAEGSTDYGHGDIIFGRNAPNDAILAVGQWLIDHDGTPEEALSEATGEEIEKQIEAV; translated from the coding sequence ATGATAGCCGCCGTCATCCTGGCGATCCTCATCGTCTGGGGCTTGTACCTCTGGGGCTCGCGTTGGGCGGTCGAGTGGTATCCCGCCCAGACGCACCACGTACGCGTCAGCCAAACGCGGCACGTTGTTCTCTACCGCGTGCTGCCCGAGGGCGAGGCGCGCCGCCGGTATCCGGTCATCGCGTGCCACGGACTTGGGGCCAACCGCTTCAACATGGCGCTGCCCGGAAAGAACAGCGTCGCCGGTCATCTGGCGCGGCTGGGGTTTGACGTCTTTTGCCTGGAGCTGTCGGGCTCGGGACAATCGCGCCCGAAAAACGCGCGCACGCCGGGGCGCGACGACGTGCACTTCGAGGATTTCGTCCGCCGTGACGCGCCGGCGGCCATCAATCGCGTGCTCGCCGAAACCGGCGCGGACAAGGTGTACTGGGTCGGACATTCGATGGGCGGCATGGTGGCCTACGCGATCACGCAGGGTCCGTGCGCCGAAAAAATCGCCGGCGCGTGCGCGGTCGCGAGTCCGGCCACGCTCGGATATCTTCGCAAGAGTTGGCTGCGAAGCGTGCTGCCGCTTGATTTCCTGTTTGGCCTCATTCCCGTCATCCACAACCAGTTTTTCACGCGGCTCATCGTACCGTACATGCACAACATGCCCGGCATCGTCCACCGGCCGATGATCCGTCCGGACAATCTCGATCGCGAGGAAATGCGCCGCGTCGTCGCGAACGTGCTGGCGGATACGCCTTCGTCGCTGCTGCACGACTTTTCGCGCTGGATCAAGACCCGCGACATCAGCGCGCGCGACGGCGAAAGCTACGAAAAGGGCCTCGCGAAAATCCGCACGCCATTTTTCCTCGCGGCCTCGCCGGGCGATCTGCTCGTGCGTCCCTACGCCGTGGAATACGCGTACGAGCGAATGGGAAGCGAGGACAAGACGTACGTGGTCTACAAGGAGGCCGAAGGCTCGACCGACTACGGCCACGGCGACATCATCTTCGGGCGCAATGCCCCCAACGACGCCATCCTCGCGGTCGGCCAGTGGCTGATCGACCACGACGGCACGCCCGAGGAGGCGCTATCCGAAGCGACGGGCGAGGAGATCGAAAAGCAGATCGAAGCCGTTTGA
- a CDS encoding sigma 54-interacting transcriptional regulator, which translates to MPAPNTSRAWIEIRDDRRRVVTLALSAEGVTVGGGSNADITLPELSERTLVRAQPGDGAVELTLLAGPDERWGKFVSASAGERVTLGPYALLIGAPKKTKKDPTRELVLRAGGDALVVNAPYLVVRAPENGPERRVEIPEGGLVIGKNPECDLVLTDTYVSGRHAMIEARAGRLTLRDLASRNGTFLDGARVEASEIGQGQEIVLGRTSIRVASERTEEAIEPAPPIPGLAGESATMRRVAAVARRVAATDVTVLLTGETGTGKEVVARAIHRLSPRADGPFIPVNCGAIPKELIESELFGHVRGAFSGANADRKGLFPLAAGGTIFLDEIGELPPDAQTRLLRVLDDGHVRPLGAEREIFCDARVVAATNRDLSILAGDGKFREDLLYRLRMIEIALPPLRERGEDIPAIARHLLEREAAALGRSNPGFTSEALARLRAYDFPGNVREMRAALVHALVMTDVGPIDAADLVFVRGAAAPRDPDRTEQSRAEQSRDRQGAGGPARAGTELNPQSSILDPPSPLESAERDAILRALAHAPTRKAAARTLGIAPSTLYQKIRKYGLEDR; encoded by the coding sequence ATGCCGGCTCCCAACACCTCGCGCGCCTGGATCGAAATCCGCGACGACCGACGCCGCGTGGTAACACTTGCTTTATCCGCGGAGGGCGTCACGGTCGGCGGCGGATCGAATGCGGACATCACCTTGCCCGAACTTTCCGAACGCACGCTCGTGCGCGCGCAGCCGGGCGACGGCGCGGTGGAGCTGACGCTGCTGGCCGGCCCCGACGAGCGGTGGGGAAAATTCGTATCCGCCTCGGCGGGCGAACGCGTGACGCTCGGCCCGTATGCACTTTTGATCGGCGCGCCGAAAAAGACGAAGAAGGATCCCACGCGCGAGCTTGTGCTGCGCGCGGGCGGCGACGCGCTTGTCGTCAACGCGCCCTACCTCGTCGTGCGCGCGCCGGAAAACGGCCCCGAGCGCCGCGTCGAGATCCCCGAAGGCGGGCTCGTGATCGGCAAGAATCCCGAATGCGATCTCGTGCTGACGGACACGTACGTCTCCGGGCGGCACGCCATGATCGAGGCTCGCGCGGGACGCCTGACGCTGCGCGATCTCGCCAGCCGCAACGGCACCTTCCTCGATGGCGCGCGCGTCGAGGCGTCGGAGATCGGCCAAGGGCAGGAGATCGTCCTCGGGCGCACGTCGATTCGCGTCGCGTCCGAGCGCACGGAAGAGGCCATCGAGCCCGCGCCGCCGATCCCGGGCCTCGCCGGTGAATCCGCGACGATGCGCCGCGTGGCCGCCGTGGCCCGCCGCGTCGCCGCGACCGACGTCACCGTCTTGCTGACCGGCGAAACCGGCACGGGCAAGGAGGTCGTCGCGCGCGCGATCCATCGCCTGTCCCCGCGCGCCGACGGGCCGTTCATCCCCGTCAACTGCGGCGCGATCCCGAAGGAGCTGATCGAAAGCGAGCTATTCGGCCACGTGCGCGGCGCGTTCTCCGGCGCGAACGCGGACCGCAAGGGGCTCTTTCCACTGGCGGCCGGCGGCACGATTTTTCTCGACGAGATCGGCGAACTTCCGCCGGACGCGCAGACGCGATTGCTGCGCGTGCTCGACGACGGCCACGTGCGCCCGCTTGGCGCCGAACGCGAAATCTTCTGCGACGCACGCGTCGTCGCCGCGACAAACCGCGACCTCTCGATCCTCGCGGGCGACGGCAAGTTTCGCGAGGACCTTCTCTATCGCCTGCGCATGATCGAGATCGCGCTGCCGCCGCTGCGCGAGCGCGGGGAGGACATTCCCGCGATCGCGCGGCATCTGCTCGAGCGCGAGGCCGCCGCGCTTGGGCGATCGAATCCCGGATTCACGAGTGAAGCGCTCGCGCGCCTTCGCGCATATGACTTTCCCGGCAACGTGCGCGAGATGCGCGCCGCGCTCGTGCACGCCCTCGTGATGACGGACGTCGGACCGATCGACGCGGCCGACCTCGTCTTCGTCCGCGGCGCCGCCGCACCCCGCGATCCGGACCGCACCGAACAGAGCCGCGCCGAACAGAGCCGCGACCGTCAGGGAGCGGGTGGCCCCGCACGCGCCGGGACGGAACTCAATCCTCAATCCTCAATCCTCGATCCTCCCTCTCCCCTCGAATCCGCCGAACGTGACGCCATCCTCCGCGCGCTCGCGCACGCGCCCACGCGCAAGGCCGCGGCGCGGACGCTCGGCATCGCGCCCTCGACGCTCTACCAGAAAATCCGGAAGTACGGCCTCGAGGACCGCTGA
- a CDS encoding glycosyltransferase family 39 protein, which produces MSHFRPDERGRRCASSSLDGRRRAALIVAAIVFVLALALRLWIAVEARWWPIADAHAYHVLAANLVTHGEYTDGAQSDDGRASSQNERRVTRAYRAPGYPLFVAAIYSAFGAGNHPAVFIANAMLESLAMALLFLVARRLWPDRQGAAAIALALFAPYVAWTPNAMSESLFVALVMATLALVTMPRELTRIETIGAALVILAAFVVRPVGIVLVIVVLFSPPFGFAQGKLRREEEAKSANSPRRREGREEKGKNLCVLCVFAVKKYSIALLALLFIALYLVAWGERNRAVLGERFYSTTNFGWHNAPSFGVSRADSPCAQIDGEIARDACYRDAIKANVTRKPLLAAWVYATRVAQLFDPAPTYEVWAIHQRRTFAVDPRDPTKQKAAGAVYRALTSFTPYLWVLYGLGFAGLALGTARGFLRRSTASHSHSCHSERAPCHSERSEESPARVCHSERSEESPARVCHSERSEESPARVCHSERSEESRLAPPPLFIPAFVIAYALLHGVVSDGNARFAAPLVPFFCLGIAWLLAGGWRPGSAGVPPAS; this is translated from the coding sequence GTGTCCCACTTTCGACCGGACGAGCGAGGTCGAAGGTGTGCGTCGTCGAGCCTTGATGGACGTCGCCGCGCCGCGCTTATCGTCGCCGCCATCGTCTTCGTCCTCGCCCTCGCGCTGCGCCTTTGGATCGCGGTCGAGGCGCGCTGGTGGCCGATCGCCGACGCGCACGCCTATCACGTGCTCGCCGCGAACCTCGTCACGCACGGCGAATACACCGACGGCGCGCAGTCCGACGACGGGCGCGCGAGTTCACAGAACGAGCGCCGCGTCACGCGGGCGTACCGCGCGCCGGGGTATCCGCTTTTCGTCGCGGCGATCTATTCCGCGTTCGGCGCCGGCAATCACCCCGCGGTGTTCATCGCGAACGCGATGCTCGAATCGCTCGCGATGGCGCTGCTGTTTCTCGTCGCGCGGCGGCTGTGGCCGGATCGCCAGGGCGCCGCGGCGATCGCGCTCGCGCTGTTCGCACCGTATGTGGCCTGGACGCCGAACGCGATGTCCGAAAGCCTTTTCGTCGCACTCGTCATGGCGACGCTCGCGCTCGTCACGATGCCGCGGGAGCTGACGCGCATCGAAACCATCGGCGCCGCGCTCGTCATCCTCGCGGCGTTCGTGGTGCGTCCGGTGGGGATTGTCTTGGTGATTGTCGTTTTATTCTCACCGCCCTTCGGCTTCGCTCAGGGTAAACTCCGACGCGAAGAAGAAGCGAAGAGCGCAAATTCACCGCGAAGACGCGAAGGACGCGAAGAAAAAGGAAAAAATCTTTGCGTTCTTTGCGTCTTCGCGGTGAAAAAATATTCCATCGCCCTCCTTGCGCTCCTCTTCATCGCCCTCTACCTCGTCGCGTGGGGCGAGCGGAATCGCGCCGTTCTTGGTGAACGCTTCTATTCGACAACGAACTTCGGCTGGCACAACGCGCCGTCGTTCGGCGTCAGCCGCGCGGATTCGCCGTGCGCGCAAATCGACGGCGAGATCGCGCGAGACGCCTGCTACCGCGACGCCATCAAGGCGAACGTGACGCGCAAACCGCTGCTTGCCGCGTGGGTGTACGCGACGCGCGTCGCGCAACTATTCGATCCCGCGCCGACGTACGAGGTCTGGGCGATCCACCAGCGACGGACGTTCGCGGTCGATCCGCGCGACCCGACGAAACAGAAAGCGGCGGGCGCCGTTTATCGCGCGCTGACATCGTTCACGCCGTATCTCTGGGTGCTCTACGGGCTCGGCTTCGCCGGCCTCGCGCTCGGCACGGCGCGTGGTTTCTTACGACGCTCGACCGCGTCGCACTCCCACTCTTGTCATTCTGAGCGAGCCCCTTGTCATTCTGAGCGAAGCGAAGAATCTCCCGCGCGCGTTTGTCATTCTGAGCGAAGCGAAGAATCTCCCGCGCGCGTTTGTCATTCTGAGCGAAGCGAAGAATCTCCCGCGCGCGTTTGTCATTCTGAGCGAAGCGAAGAATCTCGCCTCGCGCCGCCACCCCTCTTCATCCCCGCGTTCGTCATCGCGTACGCGCTCCTGCACGGCGTCGTCTCCGACGGCAACGCGCGCTTCGCCGCACCTCTCGTTCCGTTTTTTTGTTTGGGAATCGCGTGGCTGTTGGCGGGAGGGTGGCGGCCTGGGAGCGCAGGCGTCCCGCCTGCTTCGTAG